In one Candidatus Paceibacterota bacterium genomic region, the following are encoded:
- a CDS encoding GDP-mannose 4,6-dehydratase — protein MNAKTMDGARVLVTGGAGFVGSELVRQLCDNKAQVVVVDNLVNGKRENLAGLPGDQVTLEVADIRDGARMAELMRGIDIVYHLACLCLRHSLHSPLENHEVNATGTLQVLLAAKEAGVKRFVYTSTGEVYGMPLWTPITEEHGNMPTNAYGAGKLAGEAYARAFFVTYHFPAVVIRMFNNYGPRCHHEGDCGEVIPRFLLRCMAGEPMVIFGDGTQTRDFNYVGDMARGVLMAGLVEEAVGQTFNLGSGMDISINQLAIEVAKVVGRTEVNVTHDAPRPADIMQLRADASKAKKVLGFEAKVSLQEGLAKLKEWYQSLQKSPKELLGQEIIHNWRKKEVATNV, from the coding sequence ATGAATGCAAAGACAATGGACGGAGCGAGAGTGTTGGTGACAGGCGGGGCGGGATTTGTCGGCTCCGAACTCGTGCGGCAGCTATGCGATAACAAGGCCCAGGTGGTGGTGGTGGACAACCTGGTCAACGGAAAGCGCGAGAATCTCGCAGGCCTTCCTGGGGATCAGGTCACGTTGGAAGTGGCGGACATCCGCGACGGTGCGCGCATGGCGGAGTTGATGCGAGGGATCGATATCGTCTATCATTTGGCCTGTCTTTGCCTTCGGCACTCGCTGCACTCTCCCCTGGAGAATCATGAAGTCAACGCAACGGGAACGCTTCAGGTGCTGCTCGCGGCCAAGGAAGCCGGCGTGAAGCGGTTTGTTTATACCTCGACGGGCGAGGTGTACGGAATGCCGTTGTGGACACCGATTACGGAAGAGCATGGGAATATGCCGACCAACGCTTATGGGGCCGGAAAGCTGGCCGGCGAGGCTTATGCCCGCGCCTTCTTTGTTACCTACCATTTTCCCGCGGTGGTCATACGAATGTTCAACAACTATGGCCCCCGCTGCCATCATGAGGGCGACTGCGGAGAGGTGATCCCCAGATTCCTGCTGCGTTGCATGGCCGGGGAGCCAATGGTCATCTTCGGTGACGGCACACAGACCCGTGATTTCAACTACGTTGGCGACATGGCCAGGGGGGTGCTCATGGCCGGCCTGGTAGAGGAAGCGGTCGGGCAGACCTTCAATCTTGGCAGCGGAATGGACATTTCAATCAACCAATTGGCGATCGAGGTTGCAAAGGTAGTGGGGAGAACAGAGGTGAATGTGACGCACGATGCGCCGCGGCCCGCTGACATTATGCAACTGCGCGCAGACGCCTCAAAGGCGAAGAAGGTGCTTGGATTCGAGGCGAAGGTCTCGTTGCAGGAGGGGCTGGCTAAGCTCAAAGAGTGGTATCAGAGCCTGCAGAAGTCGCCAAAGGAACTTCTGGGGCAGGAGATCATTCACAACTGGAGGAAGAAAGAGGTGGCAACAAATGTCTGA
- a CDS encoding DegT/DnrJ/EryC1/StrS family aminotransferase gives MSEPQRFIPVYRPWIDEREAEAARRPILSGWVTMGPEVEAFEKEFAAYTGAHHACAVSSCTTALHLGLLAVGVGPGSEVITVSHTFIATANSVRFCLATPVFVDIQPDTFNMDPDLIEQAITPRTKAILCVHQIGMPCDMKAILAVAKRHSLPVVEDAACGIGSEILCNGEWDKIGKPHGDVCCFSFHPRKLLTTGDGGMITTSNAAWDERFRRLRHHGMNVTTTVRHQARRVIFESYPETAFNYRMTDIQAAVGREQLKRLPDLIRQRRLMAERYRGKLEGIPGLKAPREPAWARSNWQSYCVRLSEDLDQQQVMQQLLDKGVATRRGIMCIHREQAYADLPCRWPLRESESAQEHCVLLPLYHQMTERDQDYVVEQLAKVVAMAPAR, from the coding sequence ATGTCTGAGCCACAACGATTCATCCCCGTTTACCGCCCGTGGATTGACGAACGGGAGGCTGAGGCGGCGCGACGGCCCATTCTCTCGGGATGGGTTACGATGGGTCCCGAGGTTGAGGCTTTCGAGAAGGAATTCGCGGCCTATACCGGTGCCCACCACGCCTGCGCCGTCTCGAGTTGCACGACTGCGCTGCATTTGGGATTGCTTGCGGTGGGAGTTGGGCCCGGTAGCGAAGTGATCACAGTCAGTCACACCTTCATCGCCACCGCCAACAGCGTCCGCTTTTGCCTGGCCACGCCGGTATTCGTTGATATCCAGCCGGACACCTTCAACATGGATCCCGACCTGATTGAACAGGCGATTACACCCCGGACGAAGGCGATCCTCTGTGTCCACCAGATCGGGATGCCCTGCGACATGAAGGCGATCCTGGCGGTTGCCAAGCGTCATTCTCTCCCGGTCGTGGAGGATGCCGCCTGCGGCATTGGCAGTGAAATCCTATGTAATGGCGAATGGGACAAGATAGGCAAACCTCATGGCGATGTCTGCTGCTTTTCTTTCCATCCCCGCAAGCTGCTCACGACTGGAGATGGGGGGATGATCACAACATCTAACGCTGCGTGGGACGAGCGGTTTCGGCGGTTGCGTCATCACGGCATGAACGTCACCACCACGGTGCGGCATCAAGCCAGGCGGGTCATCTTTGAGTCGTATCCGGAGACGGCTTTCAATTACCGGATGACCGACATCCAGGCAGCCGTTGGCAGGGAACAGCTCAAACGGCTGCCGGACCTGATCCGGCAGCGGCGACTGATGGCGGAGCGATATCGCGGGAAACTGGAAGGAATACCGGGGTTGAAGGCGCCCCGCGAGCCAGCCTGGGCGCGAAGCAATTGGCAGAGTTATTGCGTTCGCCTGTCGGAAGATTTGGACCAGCAACAGGTCATGCAGCAACTGCTTGACAAAGGTGTGGCGACAAGGCGCGGGATCATGTGCATCCATCGCGAGCAGGCCTACGCGGATCTCCCGTGCCGCTGGCCGCTCCGGGAATCCGAAAGCGCGCAGGAACATTGCGTTCTCCTCCCCCTGTATCATCAAATGACAGAGCGGGACCAGGATTACGTCGTTGAGCAGTTGGCCAAAGTAGTTGCTATGGCCCCGGCGCGTTGA
- a CDS encoding NeuD/PglB/VioB family sugar acetyltransferase, with product MARRLIILGTGGSAYDVLDIVHSINVQAQTWELAGFLDDARPSGSRYLDLPVLGGLREATRFDDCWFINVIGSDVSYRRRPEIIQSTGLAPDRFATLVHPRASVSPWARLGLGVYVSFGVSIGGGVSVGNHVSFSPACVIGHDSVFADCALIAPQAVISGFVRVGCCCYIGAGAMIRQKLEIEAGALVGMGAVVTKHVPAGVTVVGNPARQLVRS from the coding sequence ATGGCTCGCCGATTGATCATCCTCGGGACAGGTGGCAGCGCTTATGACGTGCTTGACATCGTCCACAGCATTAATGTCCAGGCGCAGACGTGGGAACTGGCTGGCTTTCTGGACGACGCACGACCGTCAGGGAGCCGTTATCTCGACCTGCCGGTTCTGGGTGGTCTTCGCGAAGCAACTCGGTTCGACGATTGCTGGTTCATCAATGTCATTGGCAGCGATGTCAGCTACCGGCGGCGGCCAGAGATTATTCAATCAACCGGTCTTGCTCCAGACCGATTTGCGACGCTGGTTCATCCCCGGGCGTCGGTTTCACCTTGGGCCCGGCTGGGGCTGGGAGTTTATGTCTCTTTTGGGGTCAGCATCGGCGGCGGCGTCAGCGTCGGCAATCATGTTTCCTTCAGTCCCGCTTGTGTTATTGGGCATGATTCAGTGTTCGCCGACTGCGCTTTGATCGCCCCACAAGCCGTGATCAGCGGATTTGTCCGGGTTGGGTGCTGCTGTTACATAGGCGCCGGGGCAATGATCCGGCAGAAGCTTGAGATCGAAGCGGGGGCCCTGGTGGGCATGGGAGCAGTGGTAACGAAGCACGTCCCGGCAGGGGTGACGGTGGTGGGGAACCCGGCCAGGCAACTCGTCCGATCGTAA
- a CDS encoding NAD-dependent epimerase/dehydratase family protein: MKDATVLVTGGAGLIGSHIVDCLVDGCAGEIRVLDNLVRGRMDNLAAASARHPIKFIRGDIRDRAVVADAVRGCDYVFHQAAIRITLCAELPRECIDVLVTGALNVFEAAAEAGVKKVVFASSASIYGPADVFPTDERHHPYNNRTLYGAAKLMNEGIATHFYDHKALRSIGLRYFNVYGPRMDVTGAYTEVFVRWLDCIDKGERPQIHGDGSTTMDTVYVGDVARANILAAQSPQDFGFYNVAGGSETSLLDLWRAMQNITGAHHLQPEFHPPRALNLAARRLADITRAREDLGFTAQVTLEEGLQRLHEWRRTALAGTVVT; encoded by the coding sequence TTGAAAGACGCGACAGTCCTGGTTACTGGCGGAGCCGGCTTGATCGGATCGCACATCGTTGACTGTCTGGTAGACGGCTGCGCCGGCGAGATCCGTGTACTGGACAATCTGGTGCGGGGGCGCATGGATAACCTGGCCGCGGCGTCCGCACGTCACCCGATCAAGTTCATCCGGGGCGACATTCGGGACCGCGCGGTGGTCGCTGACGCTGTGCGCGGCTGCGATTACGTTTTCCATCAGGCGGCGATTCGCATAACCCTGTGCGCTGAGCTCCCGCGCGAGTGTATTGATGTGCTGGTCACAGGCGCCCTAAATGTCTTTGAAGCGGCGGCCGAGGCGGGCGTGAAGAAGGTGGTTTTCGCATCCTCAGCCTCGATTTACGGTCCGGCGGATGTCTTCCCGACCGACGAACGCCACCATCCGTACAACAACCGGACTTTGTATGGTGCAGCCAAGCTGATGAACGAGGGGATCGCAACGCACTTCTATGATCACAAGGCCCTGCGCAGCATCGGGCTTCGCTATTTCAACGTGTACGGTCCTCGGATGGATGTCACCGGGGCCTACACAGAGGTCTTTGTCCGGTGGCTGGACTGCATCGACAAGGGTGAGCGGCCACAGATTCATGGCGACGGTTCCACGACAATGGACACTGTTTATGTCGGAGACGTTGCGCGAGCCAACATCCTCGCGGCGCAATCGCCTCAGGATTTTGGCTTCTACAACGTCGCCGGCGGAAGCGAGACGAGCCTGCTGGACCTCTGGCGGGCCATGCAGAACATCACTGGTGCGCATCATCTCCAGCCCGAATTTCATCCGCCCCGAGCGCTGAATCTCGCTGCCAGACGTTTGGCCGACATCACAAGGGCCCGTGAGGATTTGGGCTTTACGGCACAGGTCACGCTGGAAGAGGGGCTGCAGCGCCTGCATGAATGGCGGCGCACAGCGCTGGCTGGCACCGTTGTGACCTAA
- a CDS encoding tandem-95 repeat protein, producing the protein MMYRRDFLVLSRPLLLFVLGVLPGFGLCLQAAGPEPVGWYSGDMHVHRSCGGAPVSVSSIYNTMVSMDLSVISLLADMGNGEVQNPATDLPLVTGQDASVSTAGRIVHWDAEWHWDATYTQYPYQALGGHIVALGLTNASQIWNEMTYPIFDWARRQGAIAGFVHMQFLDDTFPQTLTCCTPVDYPVEVALGACDFISEDVTGGDGFIRAYYRLLNCGFRPGIAAGSDYPCGADIGAWLTYSQCAGNQLTYHNWLQGIKNGRTVVSRSGRSEFVELKVNGTNSPGDEINLTGGGNVQVSVQWTATQTLSGTLELVRDGVVVASQSATASAGAPVTLNTAVNFTNSGWLCARRMGSSGHAVHTAAVFVTVDQKPVRASVADAQFFVDWMEQLIQRTSVGGAWASYFTTQRAEVQARYQAAKSLFQQITIEAATNQPVAIATSSLPDGFLDLAYSAALTASGGFTPYVWSLVDGALPAGLTLNTSSGVISGTPATLETANVTVRVTDAGNPAQTATQALSILIDIAPPPGLIGNTNNGSLKDNLWYNGAWVNACRFQASSNLTVTEISAKVVAISGHYKCAIYTESNGQPSRLLGSTVEVANSGDGWRAFPLASPVALAQGVYYWLAIWSDDPNAKVYYSDNGGTLASERYNYGPWPDPMNKSWDSDFNFCIYAYGTTGPGQSVTITTSSLPNGLLNQAYSATLVASGGFTPYSWSLVSGALPAGLTLNTNSGVIAGVPATPGTANFAVRVTDSGNPSQSATQALSILVGVAPAPGLIGNTNNGSLTDIIWYNGDWINACRFQALSNITVTGLEAKVVAISGHYKCAIYTDNDGQPSRLLGSTLEVSNPADGWQTFPLTSFLVLTNGAYYWLAIWSDAVNAEVYYSDTGGMLRAGLLEYGAWPDPVILGSNGNHNYCIYAHGTSGPVATNLAVEVLEDTSASLTLLGGGGDTVSYAILTNPTNGILGSLDTSTGAVSYTPSTNYFGADSFVFAVSSVGQQATGTVSVTVSSVNDAPTLTLTSNNVVVLEDSGDVSLAGFAAASVGPVNELAQGITSIAVLSVSNATIFGSGPAISPGGALTFTTAGNSEGVAEVTVQAVDDGGTANGGANESGAISFTITIAAVNDAPVAVSQRVTNGEDESFEITLTGSDVDGPEVNCVVLEGPTNGILSGVAPDLVYRGTSNYYGPDSFTFSVNDGSLTSEVATVTILLTNLNDAPVAFDQSVTNGEDESFEITLTGSDVDGPEVNYVVLEGPTNGILSGVAPDLVYRGTSNYYGPDSFTFTVNDGSLTSEVATVTIQLTNLNDAPVVTDEVYLLGDGVVLEISAPGVLINDGDSEGGSLTAILVNGPLQGELDFNPSGGFTYTPTNHFSGVDSFTYQASDGQAYSGPATVSIAVSNPIQVSSVAVSNEEVIVKWNAIAGRIYRLEYKDNWAEVDWTDSLSDVLASGATAFQTNAVGTAGQRFYRVKCLGDLGEN; encoded by the coding sequence ATGATGTACAGAAGAGACTTCCTCGTGTTAAGTCGCCCCTTGTTGCTCTTCGTTCTGGGCGTTTTGCCGGGGTTCGGCCTATGCCTCCAGGCGGCGGGTCCGGAGCCCGTGGGCTGGTATTCGGGCGACATGCATGTCCACCGCAGTTGTGGTGGCGCCCCAGTCAGCGTGTCGAGCATCTACAACACGATGGTGAGCATGGATTTGTCGGTGATTTCGCTGCTGGCGGACATGGGCAACGGCGAGGTGCAGAATCCGGCGACCGACCTTCCCTTGGTGACGGGCCAGGACGCCTCGGTGTCGACCGCCGGTCGCATAGTTCATTGGGATGCCGAGTGGCACTGGGATGCGACCTATACTCAATATCCATACCAGGCGCTCGGGGGACACATCGTTGCGCTGGGCTTGACGAACGCATCGCAAATCTGGAACGAAATGACCTATCCCATTTTTGATTGGGCGCGTCGGCAGGGCGCGATCGCCGGGTTTGTTCACATGCAATTCCTCGACGACACCTTTCCACAGACCCTGACCTGCTGCACGCCGGTCGACTATCCGGTGGAGGTGGCCTTGGGGGCTTGTGATTTCATTTCTGAAGATGTGACTGGGGGTGATGGTTTCATCCGCGCATATTATCGGTTGCTGAACTGTGGCTTCAGACCGGGAATCGCCGCCGGATCGGACTATCCGTGCGGTGCCGATATCGGCGCGTGGTTGACGTATTCGCAGTGCGCGGGCAACCAATTGACTTATCACAACTGGCTGCAAGGCATCAAAAATGGCCGGACAGTGGTGTCGCGGAGCGGGCGAAGCGAGTTTGTAGAGTTGAAGGTGAATGGGACGAACAGCCCCGGAGACGAGATTAATCTGACGGGCGGCGGCAACGTCCAGGTGAGTGTGCAGTGGACCGCGACCCAGACGTTAAGCGGGACCTTGGAGCTAGTGCGCGACGGAGTGGTGGTTGCCAGCCAATCGGCGACAGCCTCGGCTGGAGCACCGGTGACGTTGAACACAGCAGTGAATTTTACGAACAGCGGCTGGTTATGCGCGCGGAGGATGGGAAGCAGTGGGCACGCGGTGCACACCGCGGCAGTATTTGTGACTGTGGATCAGAAGCCGGTGCGGGCCAGCGTGGCGGATGCGCAGTTTTTCGTTGATTGGATGGAGCAGTTGATTCAACGGACGTCAGTCGGCGGGGCGTGGGCTTCCTATTTCACCACCCAACGAGCTGAGGTTCAGGCTCGTTATCAGGCGGCGAAAAGCCTGTTTCAGCAAATCACTATTGAGGCTGCGACAAACCAGCCAGTTGCCATTGCGACAAGCTCACTGCCCGACGGCTTCTTGGATCTGGCTTATTCAGCGGCGTTGACAGCGAGTGGTGGGTTCACGCCCTATGTATGGTCGCTCGTGGACGGGGCATTGCCTGCCGGTTTGACGCTCAACACGAGCAGCGGCGTGATTTCCGGGACCCCGGCGACCCTCGAGACTGCCAATGTCACGGTGAGGGTGACCGACGCCGGCAATCCGGCTCAGACCGCGACGCAGGCGCTCAGCATCCTCATCGACATCGCCCCACCGCCCGGTTTGATTGGCAATACGAACAACGGAAGCCTGAAGGATAACCTTTGGTATAACGGTGCCTGGGTTAACGCTTGCCGTTTTCAAGCCTCGTCGAACTTAACGGTTACAGAAATCTCGGCCAAAGTTGTGGCGATCTCCGGCCATTATAAGTGTGCTATCTACACCGAGAGCAATGGACAGCCGAGCCGATTACTTGGCAGCACAGTTGAGGTCGCCAACTCGGGAGATGGCTGGCGGGCCTTCCCGCTGGCTTCGCCGGTGGCACTAGCCCAAGGTGTCTATTACTGGCTGGCTATCTGGTCGGATGATCCCAACGCGAAGGTCTATTACTCGGATAATGGAGGCACGCTTGCCTCGGAACGCTACAACTACGGTCCGTGGCCGGATCCGATGAATAAGAGCTGGGACAGCGACTTCAATTTTTGCATTTATGCGTATGGCACGACAGGGCCTGGGCAGTCGGTAACCATCACGACCAGTTCACTGCCCAACGGTTTGTTGAACCAGGCTTATTCGGCAACGCTTGTGGCGAGCGGTGGATTTACGCCATATAGCTGGTCACTTGTGAGCGGGGCGCTGCCGGCCGGGTTGACGCTCAACACGAATAGCGGCGTCATCGCTGGGGTGCCGGCGACCCCCGGGACCGCCAATTTTGCCGTGCGTGTGACCGATAGCGGTAATCCGTCCCAGTCTGCGACGCAGGCGCTCAGTATCCTTGTCGGCGTCGCCCCAGCGCCTGGTCTGATCGGCAACACGAACAACGGGAGCCTGACGGATATCATCTGGTATAACGGCGATTGGATCAACGCCTGCCGTTTTCAAGCCTTGTCGAACATAACCGTGACCGGGTTGGAGGCCAAAGTGGTAGCGATCTCCGGTCATTACAAGTGTGCCATCTACACGGACAATGATGGGCAGCCAAGCCGACTACTCGGCAGCACACTCGAGGTGAGCAATCCGGCAGATGGCTGGCAGACATTCCCCCTGACGAGTTTCCTGGTGCTGACCAACGGTGCCTATTACTGGCTGGCCATCTGGTCGGATGCCGTCAACGCGGAAGTCTATTATTCGGATACTGGCGGCATGCTTCGCGCTGGATTGCTCGAATACGGCGCATGGCCTGATCCAGTCATTTTGGGGTCGAACGGCAACCACAACTACTGCATTTATGCGCATGGGACAAGCGGGCCAGTAGCAACGAATCTGGCGGTGGAAGTGTTGGAAGACACGAGCGCCAGTCTGACGCTGTTGGGTGGTGGCGGTGACACGGTGAGCTATGCGATTCTCACCAATCCGACCAATGGCATCTTGGGTAGCCTGGACACGAGCACCGGGGCGGTCAGCTACACGCCCAGCACCAATTATTTTGGGGCTGACAGCTTCGTTTTTGCCGTCAGCTCGGTTGGTCAGCAGGCGACGGGCACAGTCAGCGTCACGGTCAGCTCAGTGAATGACGCGCCGACATTGACGCTGACCAGCAACAACGTGGTAGTGCTGGAAGACAGCGGGGATGTCAGTCTGGCGGGCTTTGCAGCGGCGAGCGTGGGGCCGGTGAACGAATTGGCTCAGGGGATAACGAGTATCGCCGTATTGAGTGTGAGCAACGCAACAATATTTGGTAGTGGGCCGGCGATTTCGCCAGGGGGGGCGCTGACGTTTACGACTGCGGGCAACAGTGAGGGGGTGGCAGAGGTGACGGTGCAGGCGGTGGACGATGGGGGGACGGCCAATGGTGGGGCCAACGAGTCGGGCGCAATCAGTTTCACGATAACGATTGCTGCGGTTAACGATGCGCCGGTTGCCGTCAGTCAGAGAGTGACGAACGGGGAAGACGAGAGCTTCGAGATCACACTTACAGGCAGTGATGTGGACGGGCCAGAGGTCAATTGCGTGGTGTTGGAAGGGCCGACCAACGGGATATTGAGCGGAGTGGCGCCGGACCTGGTATATCGCGGGACCAGCAATTACTATGGTCCGGACAGTTTCACGTTCAGTGTTAATGACGGCAGTCTTACCAGTGAGGTGGCGACGGTGACGATCCTGTTGACCAACCTCAATGACGCGCCGGTGGCCTTCGACCAGAGTGTGACCAACGGGGAAGACGAGAGCTTCGAGATCACACTTACAGGTAGTGATGTGGACGGGCCAGAGGTCAATTACGTGGTGTTGGAAGGGCCGACCAACGGGATATTGAGCGGAGTGGCGCCGGACCTGGTATATCGCGGGACCAGCAATTACTATGGTCCGGACAGTTTCACGTTCACCGTTAATGACGGCAGTCTCACCAGTGAGGTGGCGACGGTGACGATCCAGTTGACCAACCTCAATGACGCGCCGGTGGTAACAGATGAAGTTTACCTTCTCGGCGACGGAGTGGTCCTGGAGATTTCAGCACCCGGGGTGTTGATCAACGACGGCGATTCCGAAGGGGGGAGCCTAACAGCAATACTGGTGAATGGTCCGCTTCAGGGGGAATTAGACTTTAACCCTTCCGGCGGATTTACCTACACGCCGACGAACCATTTTAGCGGAGTAGATTCCTTCACCTATCAAGCGAGCGATGGACAGGCATACTCGGGCCCCGCGACGGTAAGCATCGCAGTATCTAACCCGATTCAAGTCTCGTCGGTCGCCGTGTCGAATGAAGAGGTGATAGTAAAGTGGAATGCGATTGCGGGAAGGATATACCGGTTGGAATACAAGGACAATTGGGCGGAGGTGGATTGGACGGATTCACTATCGGACGTGCTTGCAAGTGGGGCTACAGCCTTCCAGACCAATGCCGTCGGTACGGCCGGGCAGCGCTTTTACCGCGTAAAATGTCTCGGTGACTTAGGAGAAAACTGA